One genomic region from Leifsonia poae encodes:
- a CDS encoding polysaccharide lyase family 8 super-sandwich domain-containing protein, with protein MARVRSRLASATAMIVVAVLGAVGLAAAPAAAAANLDADVSTIVSRLQDYFLGQGDEVQIANGIYLAQTSNALEYVASQNADGSWSDVNYQDTTSSANGKTWDAYKALYRMVAIAQAYQDTSAKGYHDAALVAAEERALAYWDKVDPGNTNWWETEIGESIAMGRISIFLGDVLSPDAAALAIKHNQGKLDPAGANGAWRTADYLYKAIATRNADQITAGFATMVQTVAVDDSGTVQEAVQPDASFWAHGAQLYSEGYGMALFTTVAMWADSARGTSLAFTRDQLDTIAFYIIDGTRWMIRGEIGMLYLLYRPATTVDGVTSYSDVFLDPLDMMARTDPLYATDYRELADNIRGKTAGSGQLGDKYFWRSEFSSHQRADYGIFTSLNSSRTVGSEYRSTLRSDVGNEIVWSKAGATAIQVTNKEYTALGPAFDWYHYPGTTAPYVKETTLGPSGRSSNGGSFTGGVSDGTYGASVESLDRVGTQAQKSYYYFDNEMVALGSGIQSTSPASIHTTVNQVDAKSNASVNGKPVAAGTDSKVVTDPSWAYNDKVGYVFPSGDPVVVSDKTQTGSYYGDKPQSHDAFTLYFDHGVKPSAASYEYIVLPAATPAQTAAYAAKPAVTILRNDTAVQAVQNPALKRTMATFYQAGSLALGDGRTLTLSQPGIVMLDESSGIPVVSLSNPGQPGLLVTVSLSGPGSASTGTFVLGSGANLGKTVTAPLAADDSNGSPYTASGSAAGHGPDLAGDSDQSTTWQSTGGSPWLRKQLSAGSFATGVDIDWGTDFATRYLVQTSTDGTTWTDQKLVQNGAGGHEHVSFPATAANYARILLLDGASGTYSVREFDVDAGVNLALGAPTTASDGVGPGSATDGNLTTRWIADRAAANPDSSWIQVDLGKSQPIGAVRLWWEASYASQYKIQVSDDGITWRDVYATSGAGSSGGTDVVKLSATGRYVRMQTVKRALTAYGVSLWEFEVFGNDTVATAPTAAGRVNLALNKPTTGDSTYNNLTTVAPQMATDGSLATKWSSARPTGSAPYTNTNWLRVDLGTVRSVSQVVVDWETGNSTDYRVEGSTDGSTWSPLAHVQNTGTADHRRDTVDFPTAEVRYIRVIGSPATKYGLNIWEFEVYGGYSLSCPATVTAERDSTVAMSADISPADAGDSVSAYPLDSSVATVVGSPSLSADGKIQFELKTGNAGSTTVLVTHANGDEFAWCSVAIAVDLSILQGLVNQGNGLDSTRYTPASWAPLLPALEAAKTALKTPGVSQSLVDARAETLRGALAGLLEPADPTLTLSGDPVVGGAVTIDGGGFDPGAVLTIELHSTPVTLATVTAGSGGNFRSTVRIPTDTAPGQHTIAVLENGVQLASIPVVVRAADSTGGGGTGTGSGTDPAASAPGDLANTGGDSSALGLGGGIALLLLLCGVGLVIIRRRRAEG; from the coding sequence GCTCGTGGTCCGACGTCAACTATCAAGACACCACGAGCTCGGCGAACGGCAAGACGTGGGATGCGTACAAGGCGCTCTACCGCATGGTGGCGATCGCCCAGGCCTACCAGGACACGAGCGCGAAGGGCTACCACGATGCCGCGCTGGTCGCCGCCGAAGAACGTGCCCTCGCCTACTGGGACAAGGTCGACCCCGGCAACACCAATTGGTGGGAGACCGAGATCGGGGAGTCGATCGCCATGGGGCGGATCTCCATCTTCCTCGGCGATGTGCTGAGCCCGGACGCGGCCGCGCTCGCGATCAAACACAACCAGGGGAAGCTCGACCCGGCGGGCGCGAACGGGGCCTGGCGCACCGCCGACTACCTGTACAAGGCCATCGCGACCCGAAACGCAGACCAGATCACGGCCGGCTTCGCGACGATGGTTCAGACCGTGGCCGTCGACGACTCCGGAACGGTGCAGGAGGCGGTGCAGCCCGACGCGAGCTTCTGGGCGCACGGAGCACAGCTCTACAGCGAGGGCTACGGAATGGCCCTGTTCACGACCGTGGCCATGTGGGCCGACTCGGCGCGCGGCACGAGCCTCGCGTTCACCCGCGATCAGCTGGACACGATCGCCTTTTACATCATCGACGGCACCCGCTGGATGATCCGCGGCGAGATCGGGATGCTCTACCTCCTCTACCGTCCGGCGACGACCGTCGACGGCGTCACCAGTTACAGCGATGTGTTCCTCGACCCGCTGGACATGATGGCGCGCACCGACCCGCTCTACGCCACCGACTACCGCGAGCTCGCCGACAACATCCGCGGGAAGACCGCCGGAAGCGGGCAGCTCGGCGACAAGTACTTCTGGCGCTCCGAGTTCTCGTCGCACCAGCGGGCGGACTACGGGATCTTCACCAGCCTGAACTCAAGCCGCACCGTCGGAAGCGAGTACCGCTCGACCCTCCGCAGCGATGTCGGCAACGAGATCGTCTGGAGCAAGGCGGGGGCCACGGCGATCCAGGTCACCAATAAGGAGTACACCGCCCTCGGCCCGGCCTTCGACTGGTACCACTATCCCGGGACGACGGCGCCGTATGTGAAGGAGACCACGCTCGGGCCGAGCGGCCGATCGAGCAACGGTGGCAGCTTCACCGGCGGCGTCTCGGATGGCACCTATGGCGCCAGTGTCGAGAGCCTCGACCGGGTGGGAACGCAGGCGCAGAAGAGCTACTACTACTTCGACAATGAGATGGTCGCCCTCGGATCGGGCATCCAGTCCACCTCGCCGGCGTCGATCCACACGACCGTGAACCAGGTCGACGCCAAGAGCAACGCCTCCGTCAACGGCAAGCCCGTCGCGGCCGGCACCGACTCGAAGGTCGTCACCGACCCGAGCTGGGCCTACAACGACAAAGTCGGTTACGTGTTCCCGTCGGGCGACCCGGTGGTGGTCTCCGACAAGACGCAGACCGGCAGCTACTACGGTGACAAGCCGCAGAGCCACGACGCCTTCACGCTGTACTTCGACCACGGCGTCAAACCCAGTGCTGCGAGCTACGAGTACATCGTGCTTCCCGCGGCCACGCCCGCGCAGACCGCCGCATACGCGGCCAAGCCGGCCGTGACGATCCTGCGCAACGACACCGCCGTGCAGGCCGTGCAGAACCCGGCACTGAAACGCACGATGGCGACGTTCTATCAGGCGGGATCGCTGGCGCTGGGCGACGGCCGGACCCTCACGTTGAGCCAGCCGGGCATCGTCATGCTCGACGAGTCGAGCGGGATCCCGGTCGTGAGCCTCTCCAATCCCGGACAGCCGGGACTCCTGGTGACGGTGTCGCTGAGCGGGCCAGGTTCCGCCTCCACGGGGACGTTCGTTCTCGGATCCGGCGCGAACCTGGGCAAGACGGTGACCGCGCCGCTGGCCGCCGACGACTCGAACGGTTCGCCGTACACGGCGAGCGGCTCCGCGGCCGGGCACGGCCCCGACCTCGCCGGCGACTCCGACCAGAGCACGACCTGGCAGTCGACCGGCGGATCGCCGTGGCTGCGCAAGCAGCTGTCGGCCGGATCGTTCGCCACGGGAGTGGACATCGACTGGGGTACGGACTTCGCCACGCGCTACCTGGTGCAGACCTCCACCGACGGCACGACCTGGACGGACCAGAAGCTGGTCCAGAACGGGGCGGGAGGTCACGAGCACGTGAGCTTCCCGGCGACTGCCGCGAACTATGCGCGGATCCTGCTGCTCGACGGCGCATCCGGAACCTACTCCGTGAGGGAGTTCGACGTCGACGCCGGAGTGAACCTCGCGCTCGGCGCCCCCACCACGGCGTCTGACGGCGTCGGCCCGGGCAGCGCCACCGACGGGAACCTCACCACGCGATGGATCGCGGACAGAGCGGCCGCCAACCCGGACAGCTCCTGGATCCAGGTCGATCTCGGAAAGTCGCAGCCGATCGGTGCCGTGCGGCTGTGGTGGGAGGCCTCGTATGCGAGCCAGTACAAGATCCAGGTCTCGGACGACGGGATCACCTGGCGCGACGTCTACGCCACCAGCGGCGCCGGAAGTTCCGGAGGCACCGATGTCGTGAAGCTCAGTGCGACCGGCCGCTACGTGCGGATGCAGACGGTCAAGCGGGCGCTGACGGCGTACGGTGTTTCGCTCTGGGAGTTCGAGGTCTTCGGGAATGACACCGTCGCCACGGCGCCGACGGCCGCGGGACGGGTGAACCTTGCCCTGAACAAGCCGACAACGGGCGACAGCACCTACAACAACCTCACCACTGTCGCGCCCCAGATGGCGACCGACGGATCGCTCGCGACCAAATGGTCGTCGGCGCGGCCGACGGGTTCTGCACCGTATACGAACACCAACTGGCTCCGAGTCGATCTCGGAACCGTGCGGTCCGTCTCACAAGTGGTCGTCGACTGGGAGACCGGTAACTCGACCGACTACCGGGTCGAGGGCTCTACCGACGGTTCGACCTGGTCGCCGCTCGCTCACGTTCAGAACACGGGGACGGCGGACCATCGCCGAGACACCGTCGACTTCCCGACGGCGGAGGTGCGCTACATCCGTGTCATCGGCTCGCCGGCGACGAAGTACGGCCTCAACATCTGGGAGTTCGAGGTCTACGGCGGCTACAGCCTGAGCTGCCCGGCGACTGTCACCGCCGAGCGCGACAGCACCGTGGCGATGTCCGCCGACATCTCGCCCGCGGACGCCGGAGACAGTGTGTCCGCGTACCCGCTCGACAGCAGTGTCGCGACCGTCGTCGGTTCGCCGAGTCTGAGCGCAGACGGGAAGATCCAATTCGAGCTGAAGACCGGCAACGCCGGGTCGACGACCGTGTTGGTCACGCACGCGAACGGTGACGAGTTCGCCTGGTGCTCCGTGGCGATCGCGGTCGACCTGAGCATCCTGCAGGGGCTCGTGAACCAGGGGAACGGGCTCGACAGCACCCGGTACACACCCGCGAGCTGGGCGCCGCTGCTACCGGCTCTTGAAGCGGCCAAGACGGCGCTGAAGACCCCCGGTGTCTCCCAGTCGCTTGTCGACGCGAGAGCGGAGACGCTCCGTGGAGCGCTCGCCGGATTGCTCGAACCGGCCGATCCGACGCTCACCCTGAGCGGTGATCCCGTGGTCGGCGGCGCGGTCACCATCGACGGCGGCGGCTTCGATCCCGGGGCGGTGCTCACCATCGAACTGCACTCGACCCCGGTAACGTTGGCCACCGTCACCGCGGGGAGCGGCGGCAACTTCAGGTCGACCGTGCGCATCCCCACCGACACCGCGCCAGGACAGCACACGATCGCAGTGCTCGAGAACGGCGTCCAACTCGCCTCCATTCCGGTCGTGGTCCGCGCAGCGGACTCCACCGGTGGAGGTGGGACCGGCACGGGATCGGGCACAGACCCGGCGGCGTCTGCCCCGGGCGACCTCGCGAACACGGGCGGTGATTCCTCCGCCCTCGGGCTGGGCGGCGGAATCGCACTGCTCCTGCTCCTCTGCGGTGTCGGTCTGGTCATCATCCGCCGCCGACGCGCGGAGGGATGA
- a CDS encoding carbohydrate ABC transporter permease yields MVTTLAPAPVRAPARPAPTERRNSHIRRRNTINYLLIAPALVLSIVVVVVPGLLTLLFAFTNWSGIGFTFDFVGLDNFRDILADPVFATSLTNNIKWLVLFLTLPAIIGLLTAALLLRRKRMRTFYQVIYLMPYVLAPVVNALIWQTIIYNPNGGIFGLLHIQPPTGSTATSLYAAAAVDMWHYWGFLTVVYLGAMRQTPIDQVEAAIVDGANSWGVFRHVYLPSIRPTLLLMGVMTVIFSFLAFDYVFLLTQGGPAHSSEVMGTYAYAFAFSSFEFGKAAAVGLIMSFFGLIASVVYTRISRKELAR; encoded by the coding sequence ATGGTCACCACCCTCGCGCCCGCACCCGTGCGGGCGCCGGCGCGGCCCGCTCCGACCGAGCGCCGCAACAGCCACATCCGGCGTCGGAACACGATCAACTACCTCCTGATCGCCCCTGCGCTCGTGCTCTCGATCGTCGTCGTCGTCGTTCCCGGGCTCCTCACCCTCCTGTTCGCGTTCACGAACTGGAGCGGCATCGGGTTCACCTTCGACTTCGTCGGCCTCGACAACTTCCGCGACATCCTGGCCGATCCGGTCTTCGCGACCTCCCTGACGAACAACATCAAATGGCTCGTCCTGTTCCTCACCCTTCCGGCGATCATCGGGTTGCTCACGGCTGCTCTCCTCCTGCGTCGGAAGAGGATGCGCACCTTCTACCAGGTGATCTACCTGATGCCGTATGTGCTGGCCCCGGTCGTGAACGCGCTGATCTGGCAGACCATCATCTACAACCCCAACGGCGGGATCTTCGGCCTGCTGCACATCCAGCCGCCCACCGGCTCGACAGCGACGTCGCTGTACGCCGCCGCGGCCGTGGACATGTGGCACTACTGGGGGTTCCTCACGGTCGTGTACCTCGGTGCGATGCGGCAGACGCCGATCGACCAGGTGGAGGCCGCCATCGTCGACGGGGCGAATAGCTGGGGCGTCTTCCGTCACGTCTATCTGCCGAGCATCCGCCCGACGCTGCTGCTGATGGGCGTGATGACCGTGATCTTCTCCTTCCTCGCCTTCGACTATGTCTTCCTGCTCACCCAGGGCGGACCGGCCCACTCGAGCGAGGTGATGGGGACGTACGCATACGCGTTCGCGTTCTCCTCCTTCGAGTTCGGCAAGGCTGCGGCCGTCGGCTTGATCATGAGCTTCTTCGGCCTGATCGCCTCCGTCGTCTATACGCGGATCAGCAGAAAGGAACTGGCACGATGA
- a CDS encoding nucleoside hydrolase yields MKNVLIDTDPGMDDALAIALAFKSSALTVRAITAVTGNLPADRTAANALRVLDLLAAPAIPVARGPLMPSGGSYPSDPFSHGSDGLAESNLPTSERILDGRGAAQLIVDTVAEHAGDITICALGPLTNIAEALAIDPELPSKVDRLIIIGGSFGETPYAWSQATGDNPVSEWNIFVDPEAAHLVFNAGFDLLAIGLDVATHPSINFTPGHLDALRASTTPEAALAVRVVEFVNGRGYQSYCSLIDSVAVAAAIDDSLVTTTTLRCDVATEDRLTRGMTVVDRRMHHQWTDLPEITVAADLDYGRFLDLVTRELAS; encoded by the coding sequence ATGAAGAACGTGCTCATCGACACCGACCCCGGCATGGACGACGCCCTGGCCATCGCCCTCGCCTTCAAGTCGAGCGCCCTCACCGTGCGGGCGATCACCGCCGTCACCGGCAACCTGCCGGCCGACCGCACCGCGGCCAACGCGCTCCGCGTCCTCGACCTGCTCGCCGCGCCCGCCATCCCCGTCGCCCGCGGACCGCTCATGCCGTCGGGCGGCTCCTACCCGTCCGACCCCTTCTCCCACGGCTCGGACGGACTCGCCGAGTCGAACCTCCCCACCTCGGAACGCATCCTCGACGGCCGCGGGGCCGCCCAGCTGATCGTCGACACCGTGGCGGAACACGCCGGCGACATCACCATCTGCGCGCTCGGCCCGCTGACCAACATCGCGGAGGCGCTGGCGATCGACCCCGAGCTGCCGAGCAAAGTCGACCGCCTGATCATCATCGGAGGCTCCTTCGGCGAGACACCGTACGCCTGGTCGCAGGCGACCGGCGACAACCCGGTGAGCGAATGGAACATCTTCGTCGACCCGGAGGCGGCCCACCTCGTCTTCAATGCCGGCTTCGACCTGCTGGCCATCGGGCTCGACGTGGCGACGCATCCGAGCATCAACTTCACCCCCGGACACCTCGACGCCCTCCGGGCCTCGACAACGCCGGAGGCCGCCCTCGCCGTGCGCGTCGTCGAGTTCGTCAACGGTCGCGGATACCAGTCGTACTGCTCCCTGATCGACAGCGTCGCTGTGGCGGCCGCGATCGACGACAGCCTCGTCACCACGACCACCCTGCGCTGCGATGTGGCGACCGAAGACCGCCTCACCCGCGGAATGACGGTCGTCGACCGGCGGATGCACCACCAGTGGACCGACCTGCCCGAGATCACCGTCGCCGCCGACCTCGACTACGGTCGGTTCCTCGACCTCGTAACCCGGGAGCTCGCCTCGTGA
- a CDS encoding carbohydrate kinase family protein, producing MGTTAILSHIVIDEIRTPASEEPVVEVGGAGAYAAVGASLAGSPGSSALVAGIGRDDQESLSAWCRDREIDPAGLFVVSEASPRTRIEYFADGERVETPVYGLEHFHAHTPLPRHIPYEPDRIAAVYLFHAHEDAYWAEVADYRPAFGGPLLWEISSDSCLPEHLATVRERLAFVDVLSLNRTEALSLFGVATVDEVTRLLGGLGIPVLLRLGSEGSLVIDGDDVHRVSPVTVTVADPTGGGNSYSGAFLASYASSGDLGAAASVAAAAASLVISQPGAPLVSDRARSWVAEAARSNPATSIR from the coding sequence ATGGGCACGACGGCGATCCTGTCCCATATCGTGATCGACGAGATCCGCACCCCGGCCTCCGAAGAGCCTGTGGTGGAGGTCGGCGGCGCCGGTGCCTATGCGGCCGTCGGCGCCAGCCTCGCAGGGTCGCCGGGGAGCTCGGCTCTGGTCGCCGGCATCGGGCGCGACGACCAGGAATCCCTCTCGGCCTGGTGCCGTGACCGCGAGATCGATCCGGCGGGCCTGTTCGTCGTCTCGGAGGCCAGTCCGCGCACACGGATCGAGTACTTCGCCGACGGGGAGCGCGTCGAGACCCCGGTGTACGGCCTCGAGCACTTCCACGCCCACACCCCGTTGCCGCGGCACATCCCGTACGAACCCGACAGGATCGCCGCCGTCTACCTTTTCCACGCGCACGAGGATGCGTACTGGGCCGAGGTCGCGGACTATCGCCCCGCATTCGGAGGTCCGCTGCTGTGGGAGATCTCGAGCGACTCCTGTCTTCCCGAGCATCTGGCGACGGTCCGCGAGCGTCTCGCTTTCGTGGATGTGCTCTCCCTCAATCGCACGGAGGCGCTGTCTCTCTTCGGTGTCGCGACCGTCGATGAGGTGACGCGGTTGCTCGGCGGCCTCGGCATCCCTGTTCTCCTGCGCCTGGGCTCCGAGGGCTCGCTCGTCATCGACGGCGACGATGTGCACCGCGTCTCGCCGGTGACAGTGACGGTCGCCGACCCGACCGGCGGAGGCAACAGCTATTCGGGAGCCTTCCTCGCCTCCTATGCGTCCTCCGGAGATCTCGGAGCCGCGGCGTCGGTGGCGGCTGCCGCCGCGAGCCTCGTGATCTCCCAGCCCGGCGCCCCGCTCGTTTCCGACCGTGCGCGCTCGTGGGTCGCCGAGGCGGCCCGGAGCAATCCCGCCACGTCCATTCGATGA
- a CDS encoding ABC transporter substrate-binding protein produces the protein MKRKRLVIAAVSIAAAVAMTLGGCAGGGAAGGRQTLQLWFWGAPPQQQQTMKKVLVDDFNASQDKYTLQVTFNNAVDKNVQVALSAGKGPDIVYGSGPAFAAQYAAQGKLADMTPYAKKYGWEDRILAPMYQSGTVDGKLYSLPNSIEDIGVFYNKKVLDKLGVAVPKTYDEFVKVMDKAAAAGLYSSVTGNQGWKPVNQNYISLFLSQVAGGKAMYEALQGTIPWTDPQFEKAVQDSADFYQKGYLGGKDYPTLNFDQSMQLLSQQKSPFFIGPSLAFQFASNYFNDKTGNTGDLGYMAFPTINPSLPTPYYTLGTTASLSINAASKNKDGAAEVIDYMMTDTFAKEMNKTWPGYWAVPLKNFDLDANDYSGLSKPFVDSIKNTIQGVNAGDYGFFAGTFFPPATATAFTDIDSVWLGKESAADFLKGIEKVFKEEQAKGLVPPLPQPAH, from the coding sequence ATGAAACGAAAGAGGCTCGTCATCGCTGCGGTGAGTATCGCAGCCGCAGTGGCCATGACCCTGGGAGGATGCGCCGGAGGCGGCGCAGCGGGAGGCCGTCAGACCCTTCAGCTGTGGTTCTGGGGTGCACCGCCCCAGCAGCAGCAGACGATGAAGAAGGTTCTCGTCGACGACTTCAACGCGTCACAGGACAAGTACACCCTTCAGGTCACGTTCAACAACGCCGTTGACAAGAACGTCCAGGTCGCGCTCAGCGCAGGCAAAGGGCCCGACATCGTCTACGGCTCCGGTCCGGCCTTCGCCGCACAGTACGCCGCCCAGGGCAAACTCGCCGACATGACCCCGTACGCGAAGAAGTACGGCTGGGAGGATCGCATCCTCGCCCCGATGTACCAATCCGGCACCGTCGATGGAAAGCTCTACTCGCTGCCGAACTCGATCGAGGACATCGGCGTCTTCTACAACAAGAAGGTGCTCGACAAGCTCGGTGTCGCCGTGCCCAAGACCTACGACGAGTTCGTCAAGGTCATGGACAAAGCCGCTGCCGCGGGTCTGTACTCGTCGGTCACGGGCAACCAGGGCTGGAAGCCGGTGAACCAGAACTACATCTCGCTCTTCCTCTCGCAGGTCGCCGGAGGCAAGGCCATGTACGAGGCCCTCCAGGGGACGATCCCGTGGACCGACCCGCAGTTCGAGAAGGCCGTGCAGGATTCGGCCGACTTCTACCAGAAGGGCTACCTGGGCGGCAAGGACTACCCGACGCTCAACTTCGACCAGTCGATGCAGCTGCTCAGCCAGCAGAAGTCGCCGTTCTTCATCGGCCCGAGCCTGGCGTTCCAGTTCGCCTCGAACTACTTCAACGACAAGACCGGGAATACCGGAGACCTCGGATACATGGCATTCCCGACCATCAACCCGAGCCTCCCCACGCCCTACTACACGCTCGGCACGACGGCGTCGCTCTCGATCAACGCGGCATCCAAGAACAAGGACGGCGCGGCCGAGGTCATCGACTACATGATGACCGACACGTTCGCGAAAGAGATGAACAAGACCTGGCCGGGCTACTGGGCCGTTCCGCTGAAGAACTTCGACCTCGACGCGAACGACTACAGCGGACTCTCCAAGCCGTTCGTCGACTCCATCAAGAACACCATCCAGGGCGTCAACGCAGGCGACTACGGGTTCTTCGCCGGCACGTTCTTCCCGCCGGCGACCGCGACGGCTTTCACGGACATCGACTCGGTGTGGCTCGGAAAGGAGTCGGCCGCCGACTTCCTGAAGGGCATCGAGAAGGTCTTCAAAGAGGAGCAGGCGAAGGGTCTCGTTCCGCCGCTGCCTCAGCCGGCCCACTAG
- a CDS encoding nucleoside phosphorylase: protein MTDTWDPSALYDSYAYAANLPKRGLLVEGRPALSQFDPARVARYVLLLVRDPLCAYDDDPATQLAHRLDDAEQIGRSGMFTSWTGTYRGVPVTAISGGSGSPEAELIMHELLEFTEADTFLRVGGSGGIHPAVVPGEVVITSGVVRDEGMTRAYVPASYPAVSSYEVVVALSRAAERTERPYRVGVTRSSDSDFCGVGRPSVGGYFQPWHTDILDTWARAGVLNGDRESAAVVTLAALFGKRGGSVCSVADNVIAAAPFVAGAGHAAATEIALEGIVELAAMDAAVAAQGRARWVRDGD, encoded by the coding sequence ATGACCGACACCTGGGACCCCTCCGCCCTCTACGACTCGTACGCTTACGCGGCGAACCTGCCCAAGCGGGGCCTCCTGGTCGAGGGGCGGCCGGCCCTCTCGCAGTTCGACCCCGCCCGGGTGGCGCGGTATGTCCTGCTGCTCGTTCGCGACCCGCTGTGCGCCTACGACGACGACCCGGCGACCCAATTGGCTCACCGGCTGGATGACGCCGAGCAGATCGGCCGCTCCGGGATGTTCACCAGCTGGACCGGAACCTACCGCGGCGTGCCCGTCACCGCCATCTCCGGGGGAAGCGGCTCGCCGGAGGCGGAGCTGATCATGCATGAGCTCTTGGAGTTCACCGAAGCGGACACGTTCCTCCGTGTCGGCGGCTCGGGCGGCATCCATCCCGCCGTCGTTCCGGGGGAAGTGGTGATCACCTCCGGCGTCGTGCGCGACGAGGGGATGACGCGTGCCTACGTGCCGGCGTCGTATCCGGCGGTCTCCTCGTATGAGGTCGTCGTCGCCCTGTCGCGGGCTGCGGAGCGCACCGAGCGTCCGTACCGGGTCGGTGTGACCCGGTCGAGCGACAGCGACTTCTGCGGGGTCGGCCGGCCTTCCGTCGGCGGCTACTTCCAGCCGTGGCACACCGACATCCTCGACACCTGGGCGCGGGCGGGGGTGTTGAACGGTGACCGGGAGTCGGCTGCCGTGGTCACTCTGGCCGCCCTGTTCGGCAAGCGCGGTGGCTCGGTGTGCTCGGTCGCCGACAATGTCATCGCCGCTGCGCCGTTCGTGGCGGGTGCCGGCCACGCGGCCGCCACCGAGATCGCACTCGAGGGCATCGTCGAGCTGGCGGCGATGGATGCGGCGGTTGCGGCTCAGGGGCGTGCGCGCTGGGTCCGCGACGGCGATTGA
- a CDS encoding adenosine deaminase: MTAPRPQFCELHLHIEGTLEPATIFDLARRQRLQLPYADEAELAAKYRFTDLQSFLDLYYANMVVLRTEDDFSLLAQAYLDRAAAAGIAHVEMFVDPQAHSERGIAERVVLRGLQRAIDEAAERHGISASIIACVVRDQPVDSAERMLDAVLDSGVPVIGLGLDSAEVGYPPSLFRSVFERAGEAGLHRVAHAGEEGPAEYIWEALDLLGAERIDHGIRALDDPRLVQRLVADRIPLTVCPLSSERLRVVDDLAELPLRQMLDAGLRVTLNSDDPAYFGGYLDDNVEAARRAFSLTADELALLARTSIEASFLSDDRKKELLRAGA; encoded by the coding sequence GTGACCGCCCCGCGCCCGCAGTTCTGCGAACTGCACCTCCACATCGAGGGAACGCTGGAACCCGCGACGATCTTCGACCTCGCGCGGCGGCAACGGCTGCAACTGCCGTACGCCGACGAAGCCGAACTCGCGGCGAAATACCGGTTCACCGATCTGCAATCCTTCCTCGACCTGTACTACGCCAACATGGTCGTGCTGCGGACCGAAGACGACTTCTCCCTCCTCGCCCAGGCCTACCTCGACCGGGCGGCCGCGGCCGGGATCGCGCACGTCGAGATGTTCGTCGACCCGCAGGCCCACTCCGAGCGCGGCATCGCCGAACGGGTTGTGCTCCGCGGGCTCCAGCGCGCCATCGACGAGGCCGCCGAACGGCACGGCATCTCCGCCTCGATCATCGCCTGCGTCGTGCGCGACCAACCCGTCGACTCCGCCGAACGGATGCTCGACGCCGTGCTCGACTCCGGGGTCCCGGTGATCGGGCTCGGGCTCGACAGCGCCGAGGTCGGCTACCCACCGAGCCTGTTCCGCTCCGTCTTCGAACGGGCAGGCGAGGCCGGCCTGCACCGCGTGGCGCACGCCGGCGAGGAGGGCCCCGCCGAATACATCTGGGAAGCCCTCGACCTTCTCGGCGCGGAACGCATCGACCACGGCATCCGCGCACTCGACGACCCGAGGCTGGTGCAGCGTCTGGTCGCCGACCGCATCCCGCTCACCGTCTGCCCACTGTCGAGCGAACGCTTGCGGGTGGTCGACGATCTCGCCGAGCTGCCGTTGCGGCAGATGCTCGACGCAGGCCTGCGCGTCACCCTCAACTCCGACGACCCCGCCTACTTCGGCGGCTACCTCGACGACAACGTCGAGGCCGCCCGCCGGGCCTTCTCCCTGACCGCCGACGAACTCGCCCTGCTCGCCCGCACCTCCATCGAGGCGTCTTTCCTCAGCGACGACCGCAAGAAGGAGCTGCTCCGGGCGGGGGCGTGA